A segment of the Trifolium pratense cultivar HEN17-A07 linkage group LG7, ARS_RC_1.1, whole genome shotgun sequence genome:
cattatataataataactaaaataagTCTCTATGCATTATTATATAACTATAAATCAGTAAATTACTTATTACTCAAAAAAAGTCAGAAAAGCAAACGCTGGTTCCCAAATCATGGAACCCTGAGAAATCAGAAACACAAACCATCACGCTCGTGTTAACATCCTTCGTCTTTGTTTGCTTCCTCTCAATCGTTCATTTACATTGTTCTCAATCGTTAATTTTTTTGGggtaatttactgatttttaattatatatattttttggtaaggaattttaattatatatgtatagaggttaattttactgttttttttaattattaattattaattatttttttgtttaatacttttaaaatatttgatgtaaaaaaaattaaagatatgaAAACGTTTTGTCAACAAGGACATTGTCACATCATTAATGAgcttgacacatcagcaaaaatttgaccaaattgagttcggggactaaaattcagaaaaatctaaaataagggatcaaaagttcaggattttcaaaataggggatctaaaagttggcttttaaaataggggatcaaaagttcaagtttttcaaaatatgggatctaaaagttggtttttaaaataggggaatcaaaagttcaggtttttcaaaatagaaggatcaaaagtgcattaaagccaaTATTTTATAAGTGTTGCAACCTATTTTGATACACTGACAATGTAGACACACACACCCCTATGTTCcaaatgaatcatattctaaattataaatataaacaagaAAGACTAATTTTTATCACTTTTAGATTTAGTTTTACTTATTATAATAAAGACTTAATTGCACATTTGGTCCTTAAGTTTtcaggtttcaagttggtcttttatgttttaaaagtttcacATTAGTCTCTTATGTTTTCATCGTTTCCATTAGTTAGTCTCTTCCGTCATTTTTTTGACTAACACCGTTTGTTTTTGACACGTGACAACAACAACCGCACGTGGACAGACAAGTCATACTTCAAAACTTTTTAGATTTCAAGTTAGtcccttatattttaaaagttcaatGTTAGTCTCTTATGTTTTCATCATTTTCATTAGTTAGTCTCTTCCGTTATGTTTTGTTTCTATAAGATTCAGGCCCGGTTTTGGGGCAGCACAATCAAGGCCCAACCCAGGGCCTCCAAAAATTGTGgcctcaatatatttttttgatggtttctctcccaacccccctcaattcttttctacccccaaaaatccaagtttgccccttgcggtttgaaacatttttggcaaaaaacttcggttcgtattcaccgaagccaaatattagaccatttcggtaactgcaaaccgaacattagcgttttcggtacacaaaaaacgaacgtcagcttgttcggtatctgcgaaccgaaatgtcctagatttcggtacgttggtcgctggaattaggccattttcggtagaagtttaccgaaataattgtttcggtacctgcgaaccgaaatgtcccagatttcggtaagtggttaccgaaatttatcagcatgtcaggttatttcggttcgtataaaccgcagtaccccccaggggcaaaaacggaaattcagggggtagaaaagaattgaggggggttgggagagaaaccatcattttttttcaacCCACCATTTAGATTATAGGACAAGTATTTGTTATTGAGAACAAGAATCAACTATTACTTTTGATGTTATTGAAattgtttacaatttaaatataatatatttttgtttcaaaataaaaaatataatatattttttttaaaaaaaaaacaattatgtttctATAAATGGtccatatttattatttatccgGGGCCTCTAAATACTCGGAGCCGGCCCTGATAAGATTATTTATGGCATGAGTTTTCATTATTTATAgcttgttatatatatatatatatatatatatatatatatatatatatatatatatatatatatatatatatatatatatatatatatatatataaagcagGACTTTCATAAATCAATGTTTAAAAGATTCTACTATGGTAATGCACATGCACTAGTGCAGGTAGGGGATAATGCACCTGAGAACAAAATAGCCGAAAAGGTTAGGAGAAATAATTTAGCCTGGTTAATTATATTAGACTGTGTCCTTAGTACATGGAGATCTTTCAGTGAGATATCTTCCAATGAGAGGGGGGGATTCTGAGCAGAAGAGCAATTACCATTCACTCATTCCGCATTAATATAACCCCCAGTAGGTTCTGTTTTTgcaaaaagaagaggaaaagaaGCAAAAAGAACATTCAAAATATAACCCTTCAAAGAAAACTCAATTCCCTCCTGAAACCATGCCATACGGGCAGTAGGTTCTGTTTTCATTTATAACAGTTAAATAACAATCTATAATTGTATTTGCATAACTGTTCTTGAAATCTTAACTTTCATGCATTTATAACACCTATTatgcttttctttttttgacaataataaaaATGCATAATAGACTTTTGTTCTTTCgtgtcagattttatattgggcctaactcatcctcacaaaaccggcttgtaaggtgaggattgcctctagtatataaacactacacaggccatatctcttagcaatgtgggactaaatccaccccttcacacccaacgcaatgaaggtgttggaggctgcaatgaaggcaacccaaatgccgcaattaggcggacgggggcggaccgcaatgaaggcggaatatccaacacaccccctcacgctcaggcccaatgggcctgaagcgtggacgatgcgggaagcccaacaatagatctaggataggctctgataccatgtcagattttatattgggcctaactcatcctcacaaaaccggcttgtaaggtgaggattgtctctagtatataaacactacacatgccatatctcttagcaatgtgggactaaatccaccccttcacacccaacacaatgaaggtgttggaggctgcaatgaaggcaacccaaatgccgcaattaggcggacgggggcggaccgcaatgaaggcggaatatccaacacaccccctcacgctcaggcccaatgggcctgaagcgtggacgatgcgggaagcccaacaatagatctaggataggctctgataccatgtcagattttatattgggcctaactcatcctcacaaaaccggcttgtaaggtgaggattgcctctagtatataaacactacacaggccatatctcttagcaatgtgggactaaatccaccccttcacacccaacacaatgaaggtgttggaggctgcaatgaaggcaacccaaatgccgcaattaggcggacgggggcggaccgcaatgaaggcggaatatccaacattTCGTAAGCACTAAAAAACAAGACGAgatattatgttttctaactatGTTCCACACATTAAATTCGGCATAGAACTAAATAAACAACACTTTCTGATTCCACCAACAAGTTTAGTGGaaccaaagaaaacaaaacatacTGTTCAATTTCATTGTATATCAAACTCTACCTTAAACTTGCCTTGACAGAGTTCTGTGCTTATAATTAGGACATGGTCACACCAATGATCATCTTTTGTCACCATGATGTCTTCTATCAGTATCATGTCCACGATCTTCCCTCCTACGTTTGTAGTCCCCATCATTTGGGCTTTGTTTTCTTCGTCTGGAATCAATCATTAAATCTTCTCTGCAATCCTCATCATTCCTTCTACGTTTGTAATCGTCAACATCTGGGCTTCGTTTTCTTCGTCCAGAATCAATCTTCACATCTTGCCTTCCACCATCTTCAGTTCTCTTCCTATAATCTCTGTCATTCCTCTTATCCAAATGGATAGCATCTGTTTTTCTCCTATCATCTCGACTAGTCCGGCTTTCTGTGTAGCTATCACTGCCTATTTTCCTTGAGTCTAGCTCATCTTTCCGTCGGAAGCCATCATCTCTCTGTCTTCCCATTTGCCTTTCTCTGTCTTTCTTACCAGCAAAAGAATCCGAACCTCTCGCACCTCTTTCCAGCGGTGCTTTATCATCTCCATTTCCTTCAAACCCTCTGCTTCTGTTGGCATACCTATCTCTGTTATTTGAGCCTGCCATCTCCTGATCACTATGACTTCTATGACTATGGTCTTTAATATTTTCTCTCCTGCTTATTTTATCATATCGGTCATCCCTGTCATGTCTTAGGTGTTTTGTTTCACGCCTTGGACTTTCTGTGTTATCTCCATCAAAAACCATTTCATATCTACACCATGAAATTGTAGTCTTTGGTTAGAACAGACATAATTACACAGACACTAAAAGACAGATACACGCACTCAGAAGTACAGACCTTGCATTATGTCCACCACGTTGGGAATTATTGTCCTTCAAGATGTATTTTGTGGATTGTTTCATCGTAGCATCTCCAGTGCAATCCTTGGCAATATGATCTGTGGAACCACATTTGAAGCAACCACCACCTGCagtaataaattattttattaacatGGATGGAGGGttagtttcaaatttcaatcattAACCGCCAAACATTGGCTGGCATTCTGTACAATgccataaaataaactataaaacAAATGCTTACTGCGATAGCATTACCCTTATTATCTTTTCGCATGTACTGTGACCACAGTTTTGCAACACTTTGACTAAAATCCACATGTATCCTTCGATCATCAATCAATGCATTATCCATCTGCAGATCAGGAGGCCATGAAAGAGAAGAGGCTAGAGAAATAAGTTTTTATTCCTCTCAAAGCAATTTTTTATGCATATGTAATTGAAATTGTAAATTTAAACTATGaattacaaaacaaaagaacaacTCTGCAATCCAACAAGCCAATCAAAGTTGAAACAGGATAACACAGCAAATAGAACAGGTAAGCAAGCACCGCAAACACTGAAAAAATTATCATTATCTATAGGAGATAAATGCCATATTGTGTAAAATGGATAACACTAATCAAGGAAGATCATGTAAGGTATACATAAGCTAACAAAGAAACTAAAAAGCCTACTAAGGCATCCGATGTGCATGAAGCTAAAGAGTCATCTATTGTCCATAAGAAAGGAAGACAATAAATACTATTTAGGAAAACAACAAATCAAGATATCCAGCATACCTTAAAATATGCTTGCTCACATGCCTGTTTGTCCTCAAACTCTGTCATGATGCAAAACATAGAAAACCATAAGAACCAAAGCTCATGGACAAAATAACGCTCTAAGAAAATACGAGTTCGTATGTCTGATGTTCAGAAATAGCTTCCAACTCGAACTTGCATAGTGAATGAATTTGAGCAATAAATCTTGAAGATTGTTTTtgggtaataataataatttgaaggTCCCATATCAACATAGAGATAGAAGGGGTAAAAGATATGATTATCTGACACTGAACATCAAGCAGAGGGATCAACATAACTAAAATCTCAAAAAGAAATCTGGAGATCATTTCCCAGACAAGGGTAACAATGAAAAGAAATTCTTCAAGTCAGAAGAAACTACGATGATAAGGAATAACAATGAAAACAGAGAAAAGAAGACCAATCAAAGTAGATAATGATATTTAATGTACACCCTCCGTTTCAAAATAAATGTGGTTTAAGGTATTTACACatatattaagaaatgtaatgattagaataatagtaaaaataatcTCTTTAAATTGACCACTGCAGCGTAGCAAAGGGATAAAGGGCCAGTTTAAAgagattaaaaaataagaacCATTTAAACAATTGAGAATTATAGTTCCTGCATGAATTTAAAATTGCATAAATTTAACAGATTATGAACAATGTACATACAAACTGACCTATAAAAGCATAGCATAAACTGTCACCAGTCTTGTGATCACGGATGATTTCAGCCCTACAATCAAATATTTCCGGTGAGATCAGTATGTGCAATAAGATATTGCTAAATATATTGACAATCAAACTCTTCAGTAATACTCACGATGATACAGTTCCAAAGCGTGAAAATATTGTATGCAAGTCCTCATCCTGTAATTTGAAGAGAAAATCATTAATAGTTAAGAAAACACTGAATGCTATCTCAGTAGAAATGAGTGGATATAGAAGGAAATGATAGAGATCCATTGGAGAGCATAAGAGATTACTCACCTCAGTAACCGGATTCAATTTACAGACAAATAGTACATTATCTGGAGGCTTAACCTCAGCATCAGGAATATCCCCAATCTAAAATAAGGAAAAATGGAGTTATACAAAGGTTACATAGTCACATACGAAAGCACGAGGTACTAAGCTTTTTGTGTAACGTATACTTACACTCTCAAGCACAACTGCCCTAGAATGTGCTTCTTTTGATCTAATAACTTCTTCAAGTTCTCCTGGGTTTAATTGTTCATCCATCGGCACCCAATCATCTTCAAGTCGGACTTCATCATCAACCtagtaaaattgcatttagTTGTGACTTTGATGTTCAAACAAATGTGCTTACTGAAGACAGTAAAATTGAATTATTCACTATAATGTTTGATATATGATAAATGCATAAAAAGTAAAACCCAATATATtcatccatatatatatatatatatatatatatatatatatatatatatatatatatatata
Coding sequences within it:
- the LOC123899418 gene encoding peptidyl-prolyl cis-trans isomerase CYP59-like isoform X2, producing MSVLMVTSLGDLVIDLQTQKCPLTCKNFLKLCKIKYYNGCLFHTVQKDFTAQTGDPTGTGTAGDSIYKFLYGDQARFFNDEIHIDLKHSKTGTVAMASAGENMNASQFYITLRDDLDYLDGKHTVFGEVAEGFETLTRINEAYADGKGRPFKNIRIKHTYILEDPYDDPPQLPEFIPEASPEGKPKDEVDDEVRLEDDWVPMDEQLNPGELEEVIRSKEAHSRAVVLESIGDIPDAEVKPPDNVLFVCKLNPVTEDEDLHTIFSRFGTVSSAEIIRDHKTGDSLCYAFIEFEDKQACEQAYFKMDNALIDDRRIHVDFSQSVAKLWSQYMRKDNKGGGCFKCGSTDHIAKDCTGDATMKQSTKYILKDNNSQRGGHNARYEMVFDGDNTESPRRETKHLRHDRDDRYDKISRRENIKDHSHRSHSDQEMAGSNNRDRYANRSRGFEGNGDDKAPLERGARGSDSFAGKKDRERQMGRQRDDGFRRKDELDSRKIGSDSYTESRTSRDDRRKTDAIHLDKRNDRDYRKRTEDGGRQDVKIDSGRRKRSPDVDDYKRRRNDEDCREDLMIDSRRRKQSPNDGDYKRRREDRGHDTDRRHHGDKR
- the LOC123899418 gene encoding peptidyl-prolyl cis-trans isomerase CYP59-like isoform X1 codes for the protein MSVLMVTSLGDLVIDLQTQKCPLTCKNFLKLCKIKYYNGCLFHTVQKDFTAQTGDPTGTGTAGDSIYKFLYGDQARFFNDEIHIDLKHSKTGTVAMASAGENMNASQFYITLRDDLDYLDGKHTVFGEVAEGFETLTRINEAYADGKGRPFKNIRIKHTYILEDPYDDPPQLPEFIPEASPEGKPKDEVDDEVRLEDDWVPMDEQLNPGELEEVIRSKEAHSRAVVLESIGDIPDAEVKPPDNVLFVCKLNPVTEVSNLLCSPMDLYHFLLYPLISTEIAFSVFLTINDFLFKLQDEDLHTIFSRFGTVSSAEIIRDHKTGDSLCYAFIEFEDKQACEQAYFKMDNALIDDRRIHVDFSQSVAKLWSQYMRKDNKGGGCFKCGSTDHIAKDCTGDATMKQSTKYILKDNNSQRGGHNARYEMVFDGDNTESPRRETKHLRHDRDDRYDKISRRENIKDHSHRSHSDQEMAGSNNRDRYANRSRGFEGNGDDKAPLERGARGSDSFAGKKDRERQMGRQRDDGFRRKDELDSRKIGSDSYTESRTSRDDRRKTDAIHLDKRNDRDYRKRTEDGGRQDVKIDSGRRKRSPDVDDYKRRRNDEDCREDLMIDSRRRKQSPNDGDYKRRREDRGHDTDRRHHGDKR
- the LOC123899418 gene encoding peptidyl-prolyl cis-trans isomerase CYP59-like isoform X3; this encodes MTLVNSQLSALETWFLYGDQARFFNDEIHIDLKHSKTGTVAMASAGENMNASQFYITLRDDLDYLDGKHTVFGEVAEGFETLTRINEAYADGKGRPFKNIRIKHTYILEDPYDDPPQLPEFIPEASPEGKPKDEVDDEVRLEDDWVPMDEQLNPGELEEVIRSKEAHSRAVVLESIGDIPDAEVKPPDNVLFVCKLNPVTEDEDLHTIFSRFGTVSSAEIIRDHKTGDSLCYAFIEFEDKQACEQAYFKMDNALIDDRRIHVDFSQSVAKLWSQYMRKDNKGGGCFKCGSTDHIAKDCTGDATMKQSTKYILKDNNSQRGGHNARYEMVFDGDNTESPRRETKHLRHDRDDRYDKISRRENIKDHSHRSHSDQEMAGSNNRDRYANRSRGFEGNGDDKAPLERGARGSDSFAGKKDRERQMGRQRDDGFRRKDELDSRKIGSDSYTESRTSRDDRRKTDAIHLDKRNDRDYRKRTEDGGRQDVKIDSGRRKRSPDVDDYKRRRNDEDCREDLMIDSRRRKQSPNDGDYKRRREDRGHDTDRRHHGDKR